From the genome of Miscanthus floridulus cultivar M001 chromosome 10, ASM1932011v1, whole genome shotgun sequence, one region includes:
- the LOC136485445 gene encoding disease resistance protein Pik-2-like: MDLVVGASNNAVKSLVNKLGSLLAQEYTLIRGVRDDIQYITDELASMQAFLNKIKRVGDNDDQRLDWMKQVREVSYDIEDCVDDVDHRLSSEPRGSGALVYLRKKWYLLTTLYARHCIATEIGNLKARAQHVSERRTRYGVENTGNVENTGANDPQDRLVPPPQLFGTKEPVGLEDAMKELEPWFSNGSQQSTGNQLRFLAIFGSGGLGKTTLAMALYRKFGDDFGCRASVLASQKFNLRTVLGRLIKTFQEQQSGASMEEIEETDKLGEEDLKSKLDNLLKKKRYLILIDDVWSVSAWEKFRDSLPKNEKGSTIVVTTRFKSVSEACRRRNGRSYEHKPLLEKSSYNLFLESISGDANDDLCITTRPIISQIIMKCRGLPLAIIVVAGLMASKLKANQESNLDSLLEKFDKELSAVHAVLGNNLTTEGVTRILDQCYKDLPADLKTCLLYLSMFPKGCLISRKCLLRRWIAEGFIVEKDGKTVEEVAEHCFSELIDRNLVRPVNNSSNGKVKSC; this comes from the exons ATGGATCTCGTCGTCGGCGCCTCAAACAACGCCGTGAAATCGCTGGTGAACAAGCTCGGGAGCCTCCTCGCGCAGGAGTACACCCTGATCCGTGGCGTCCGTGATGACATCCAGTACATCACCGACGAGCTGGCCAGCATGCAGGCCTTCCTCAACAAGATTAAGCGGGTGGGCGACAATGACGATCAGCGCCTGGACTGGATGAAGCAGGTCCGGGAGGTGTCCTACGATATCGAGGACTGTGTGGACGACGTCGACCACCGCCTCAGCAGCGAGCCCCGTGGGAGCGGAGCGCTGGTGTATCTCCGGAAGAAGTGGTATCTGCTCACCACGCTGTACGCGCGCCACTGCATCGCCACGGAGATCGGCAACCTCAAGGCCCGGGCGCAGCACGTCAGCGAGCGGCGCACCAGGTACGGCGTGGAGAACACGGGAAACGTCGAAAACACGGGAGCCAATGATCCCCAAGACCGTCTAGTGCCTCCTCCCCAGCTCTTCGGCACCAAGGAGCCGGTGGGCTTGGAGGATGCCATGAAGGAGCTAGAGCCATGGTTCTCCAATGGGAGCCAGCAAAGCACCGGTAATCAGCTCAGATTCCTTGCCATTTTTGGGTCTGGTGGCCTAGGCAAGACCACTCTTGCCATGGCGCTTTACCGCAAGTTCGGAGACGATTTCGGTTGCAGAGCATCCGTGCTTGCCTCCCAGAAGTTCAATCTCCGAACAGTTTTGGGAAGGCTTATAAAGACATTCCAAGAGCAGCAGTCCGGTGCATCAATGGAAGAGATCGAGGAAACTGACAAATTGGGAGAAGAGGATCTTAAAAGTAAACTGGACAATCTACTAAAGAAGAAGAG GTATCTCATCTTGATAGATGACGTTTGGTCTGTATCAGCATGGGAAAAGTTTAGGGATTCTTTGCCCAAAAATGAGAAAGGCAGTACCATAGTGGTGACAACAAGGTTCAAATCTGTGTCCGAAGCCTGTCGCCGAAGAAATGGCCGTTCCTACGAGCACAAGCCACTCCTTGAAAAAAGTTCCTACAACCTGTTTCTTGAATCAATCTCTGGTGATGCTAATGATGATCTTTGTATTACCACCAGACCTATTATTAGTCAGATAATCATGAAGTGCAGAGGTCTGCCATTAGCCATCATCGTAGTAGCAGGTCTTATGGCTAGTAAACTGAAGGCAAACCAAGAGTCAAACCTGGACAGCCTGTTGGAAAAGTTTGACAAGGAACTAAGTGCAGTTCATGCAGTTCTGGGGAACAATCTCACTACGGAAGGAGTGACACGGATACTTGACCAATGCTACAAAGATTTGCCAGCTGATCTGAAAACGTGCTTGCTGTACTTGAGCATGTTTCCCAAGGGTTGCTTGATCAGTAGAAAGTGCCTCCTCAGAAGATGGATAGCCGAAGGGTTCATTGTCGAGAAGGACGGGAAGACCGTCGAGGAAGTTGCTGAGCACTGTTTCAGTGAACTCATTGACAGGAACTTGGTCCGTCCGGTCAACAACAGCAGCAACGGCAAGGTGAAGAGCTGCTAG
- the LOC136485446 gene encoding disease resistance protein Pik-2-like, which produces MAHLLAGNKNKRHALKLTEGITKMTGLHTLSGVEICTDLATEVLRDLQKLTNLRKFTIYKVSCTPGNYELLLSAIEHLSSCSLKYLAIDDDFTGFLDTSLNDSQAPPEHLHTLGLSGKLSQVPKWIVSLHNLEKLTLSLTSLTTDALLVLAELPELFSLIFSLDPTRNNALKTLYDNTIKSGGKIFVPAEGFRKLKLLCFAAPVLPPVSFLEGAMPVLQRIELRFRMVEGVYGLENLSSIQQVVLTVSSQAPKDAKEKAQQVKELACIIHGKGNALSVVLDEYNESTEQK; this is translated from the coding sequence ATGGCGCACCTACTTGCTGGCAACAAGAACAAGCGGCATGCATTGAAATTAACTGAAGGGATCACAAAAATGACGGGTTTACATACACTCTCTGGGGTTGAGATCTGTACCGATTTAGCTACTGAAGTGCTTAGAGACTTGCAGAAACTTACCAACCTGAGGAAATTCACCATCTACAAAGTTAGTTGTACCCCAGGCAACTACGAGTTACTGCTGTCTGCCATTGAGCATCTGAGCAGTTGCTCCCTCAAGTATCTTGCAATTGATGATGATTTCACCGGATTTCTTGACACCTCACTGAATGATTCACAAGCCCCACCAGAGCACCTGCACACCCTCGGGCTCTCTGGCAAGTTGTCTCAAGTGCCCAAGTGGATTGTCAGTCTGCACAACCTTGAGAAGCTAACCTTGTCGTTAACTTCACTCACAACTGATGCTCTGCTGGTTCTTGCTGAGCTACCCGAGCTGTTCTCTCTCATTTTCTCACTCGACCCAACCAGGAACAATGCTCTGAAGACCCTTTATGATAACACAATCAAGTCAGGTGGCAAGATCTTTGTGCCAGCTGAAGGATTCCGAAAGCTTAAACTGCTATGCTTTGCCGCACCTGTGCTGCCCCCTGTGAGCTTCCTGGAAGGGGCAATGCCGGTGCTTCAGAGGATTGAGCTGAGGTTCAGAATGGTAGAGGGTGTCTATGGCCTGGAAAATCTTTCAAGTATCCAACAGGTAGTCCTGACTGTCAGCAGTCAGGCGCCTAAAGATGCCAAGGAAAAGGCGCAACAAGTCAAGGAATTAGCATGCATTATTCATGGGAAGGGTAATGCTCTCAGCGTGGTTCTCGATGAGTACAATGAATCGACAGAACAGAAGTAG